TCAGTCCCCATAGCCCCACCCCGTCAGTGCCACTAAATACGTCCTTccgcttccttctctctctttctccgcCATCGAGGTGCGCGCGTTCGCCTCTGCCTCACCATGGTAAGTCCATCCTTTACCATCCGCGTGGGGGAGGCTCCCCGAGTTCTCAGATCCCGCGAGTTGGCGTGCGCCGCGGGCTGCGCCGAGATGCGGGGGCCTTTTCGAGGCCTTTTGCAGGGAAGGCCGAGTTTGGGCCCTGCTCCAGTCGGCGGGCCTGGCGGGAAACTAGTAAGCAATCTAGCCCTTGGGGAGGGGCGGGCTGCCTGGCGCTGCGAGGTCTGACTGGGGTGCCCTGTGTGCCAGGCCGCCGCCTCGAGCGGGTTCCGCTTCCCGTCGCCCGAGCGAGCTGATTCTGGGGcagagaagtggggggggggggggcgggggacgacGCGGCAATCGTGGCCCAACTGCTGGCTGCCTATGACATGGACCTGGCATCGAGAATAGAATGGGGCTGCTGGTTCTCGTAAAGTTTTTTAAGTTGGCGGCCTGGAGCCTACCACATTTTGagcttccaggagttttttagtCATTCCAGGGACTTGAGCTTTACCCTATGGAAGCTCCTGGAGCAAGGACACTGTGATACAAACCTCTGCCATTTGGGCATTCTTCGTAAGATGCCCACTGCGGACAGTCACTGGGTTTTTCCTGTGACGGTTCCCTGAGAAGTTTAAATTGAGCATAGGCTTCTGGGTATGGAGAAGATCCGTATTTggtgttttatagttttgatgGTTGATGGAAAATTTAATTTACAACTACTGAGAACTGGGAGATGGGTGTAgtctttgccttttttaaaatggCCCCTAATATGCAAAGGTGTGTTGGGCCACAAGCGCCAGACTTTAGAGGAGCGTTCATGCTATTCCTCCAGGGTGTCCTGCAAACGGGGCGGGTCCGGGACATCGGTTGGGGTTAGGTGACCCGAGTACTTCATGAAAGCCAAAAGCTGCAAAGGGAAGTGGGGATAATCATCCTTGGAAAAGTTGCATTTTTAAGTAAAGTTAGAATTAATATCAAAATGATCGGCGGGTTAGAGTAGATCTACTGAATGTGGGGAACATTGTGTAAATCCTCATTACTTTTGTAATGAGCCTTGAATGAGGGGATACTCCTGTTTTACAAAGAAGGGTACTGAGACAGACTTGCAAGTTACACATTTAGTTTACTAAAAGCTGTGTTCTTTCCTGAAAACCTAGTTCCCCAGCTCTCACCATCCCTGATGTGGTCCTCCTCCAGAAGACTTGGGGTGCCCTAGACTCAACAGAAAGGATCAGGGTTTGACTCCCATCTTTGCACATTAATATGCTTCCTTTGGGGGCAGGTTACATACCTCCTGACTTTTTAACAATGGGAATTAAGGTCTCTGCCTGCAGAGAAGTTGCGAGAAATGAAACAAAGGGCATGATGGTTTTGGAGTTTAGGGGGTTGCTTTTGGTATATATTGAGTATTTAGATGTTTGTTGGATTGAGGAAGTTCTTGACTTTGAATATTTTCAGCAAGTTCTGATATTTCTAAGTTGATTGCATATCCTTCCCAGTCTTCCCACAAGACTTTCAGGATCAAGAGGTTCCTGgccaagaaacaaaagcagaatcgGCCCATTCCCCAATGGATTCGGATGAAAACTGGTAATAAAATCAGGTAAGGACCCTACCCtcctatgtttgtttgtttttttaatttaagatcgCTTTGGGGTCATAAGTAATTAAAAGTTGTATGCAATCCAGTTTATCCTGTGCCACCACTCTgaaattttttaatgtacttcCTCTGGATTTCTGGACATGACCCAGCCCACAGCTGGGCTTAGACACTCCTCCAATATTTGTTAATTTCCTGGTTGTCTTCATACTGGACCAGAACATAATATGGGAGGCTATGTAATTGCACAGCCCAGCAGGGAAGACCATGATGCTTCCCTAATCCATCTTTgaaatgtttatctttttttttaaagattggaaTATTGCCCTCCACTGCAGAAGTAGTTGAATTGATGGCTTTGGAAGAATAGGCATTATTAGAATTATTACAAAGTACTTCCAATCCCAGGTCATCTAGGCCAATTCCTGGCAAAACAGGCCTTAAAACTCCTGCATGCCTTTCAACCCCACTGCTTTTTGGAGACCCAGTGGTCCTTGAGATaggtgtttttttatttgtttgttgtgtttttttgtttgttttgtttttggagatAGGtctggaaggggaagaaaaatcaatgagatttACCCAAAGGCTCACTGCCAATGACAGCGCGGTGTGTTTAACAGCACCATGTGAAAATCACCACCCTCTATAGCCTTACATGCCACCACTTTGCTGCTTTTGGTATATTTGGTAATAAACGGTAGTCTTTATTATTTATGCATATTAATGTGTATGGGGGATATCTCATTGTTACAGGTGCAACTAGAATTTAAAGCACATGGCGTTGCCATCATACAGTACTGAGAAAAGAGCATTGAGGCACTTGGTGAAGTGGTTTGTTTGGCAGCTCAGCCCTTCTACAAGTTTGATGGATTTCTGTTGAGAACATCAGGCATTCATAGTAAagcaccccccccctttttttttagcATAGCTACATGAACATCAGTTTCTCTAATGGTGGTGGGACCTGCTTTTGGGTTGTAAGGATTGAAAGAAATGTATGTGAAGCTTGGTGCCTGCGTTTATCAATATTAGCGTCTTGCTCTGTGAACTCCTAGAGCTGGggaagtattttatatttatcattgCACACTTTTGGTCCAGAGAATTGGCACAGTAGAATTATTTTTCTATCAACTCAGCTGTCTTCAGACTTAAAG
The sequence above is a segment of the Myotis daubentonii chromosome X, mMyoDau2.1, whole genome shotgun sequence genome. Coding sequences within it:
- the RPL39 gene encoding large ribosomal subunit protein eL39 isoform X2, translating into MSSHKTFRIKRFLAKKQKQNRPIPQWIRMKTGNKIRYNSKRRHWRRTKLGL
- the RPL39 gene encoding large ribosomal subunit protein eL39 isoform X1, translated to MLIAYPSQSSHKTFRIKRFLAKKQKQNRPIPQWIRMKTGNKIRYNSKRRHWRRTKLGL